The genomic region CCAAGGAAGCAATCGAGACGGATCGACCGGTTCGTGAAATTTGCTTAGAACGTGGGATCTTATCAGAAAAAGAGTTAAATGAAATACTTGACCCAAAAGAAATGACGAACCCAGGTATTGCAGGAGCACATTACATTTTTAATTAAAATCGTCAGAAGGAGCGGGATGTCGCAGGTGATGTCCCGCTTTTTGAATTCGTCAACGTATGAATTGAGAGTTGTGAGTAAAAATGAGATAATAGGTGAGGTCAAAAAACAACCTCAAATGGAAAAAGAGAATAAAAAGTGAACGGGGGAGAAAATGGAAAGAGTGCTCATCGTAATTAGTTTATTTATCTTTCTATTATCAGGGTGTCAGTATGCGGATAAAGATGTGATAGTAGCAAGTGATCGACTGCTGAATCTCCATGAAAAACGGCAAATCCCCTCAGAATTTTATGGCCATAATGTACGATATCCTATTAAGACCAGTTCTTCTCGTTCTTTTATTGAAATAAGTGAATGGTTCGATGAACATACTGTTTTGTATTTAAAAGATGAAGAAGGCATCGCGAGGTTGCTTAAGCATAATGTTACAAACGGTGACGAGCAGGGATTCTTTCAAACCGAGGAAGCTATTTCAAATGTGACTGCGAACCATGATTATAGTTATTACGCCATTGAAACGGTGACTCGAGACTACGATGTATCATTATACCTAATAGATCGCGATGGCTTTATTCGTTATCAAATACAAGAGTTAGGTGAAGATTACTCCGTGTTTTGGAATCCTTATCAGCCAGAAGAACTTGTTGTTGTTTCATTTTTGCCGAACTGGGAATCGCAATTATACTATGTTAATGTCGCTAACGGTCAAATTTCTCCAATCGAATTAGACCAGACGTTTATCCAGTGGCTAGATATAAATCGGCTAGGGTATTTACATTGGGATCAAGACGAGCCGAGTTATTTTTCTTCTTTGTTCTCTTATGATATGAAGACAAACCAAAAAGTGTTAGTCGAAGAGGACATTTTATCATTTTTTTCATTTCCTAATCACAACTATTTGATCATTGATGTTGATTCAATCGATGAACTGATGTCCACGTATACCTTTTTCAAAGAAAACGAGACGATTCGTCAAATTGAGGTTCCAATATTAAATACGTATTCTGAGCAATGGTGGGTCCCTTATTTCACATTTGACCAAATGAACAGTATTTTTTACTATTTGAGACCTTTCTATAGTGGTAATTACGTTGATTATGAGGATGGATTTGAGTTAGTAGCACTTGATATTCGTTCTGGAGATGAAGAAGTGATCATTGAAGTGGAAAATGATGCACCGTTGAAACTATCGCCTGATGGGGAATCGATGTTGTATGGCTACCAATATGAACACCTCATTGATCTTAATGGAAATCAAATGGTTGATTTGTTCGTGCAATCAAATCGTTTTTAAACGATGGAACAATTGTTGTATTCTTATTAATTTATGTCATAATAGAGATTGATGGTACTACATTTGAAAAGACTAGGGGTGTCTATCGTGAGTAGGCTGAGAAAAAGGTGTTTCCTTTTACCCTTGAACCTGATCTGGAGATCCCAGCGTAGGAAAGTCGACTAATGAATGATGAACTTTAGCCGTAATCCACGTCGTTGGGTTATGGTTATTTGCATTGATAGTACTATATGGAAGGAATCTTCCAATCTAATTCCTAACTGGAGCAACGAGAGGAATGAAGACGATAGAAGGGTAGGGACAGTTATGAAGGATTTTAAACTGTATGCAATTACCGGAGAAGAATTTCACAGAGGTCGCGAGCTTACAAAAGTGATGGAAGAAGCGATTCTTGGTGGAGTTGATATTATTCAACTCCGTGATAAAAAAAGTAGTAAACGAGATGTTTTGCAAAAGGCACGTAAATTGAGAGAATTAACGAATAAGCATAATGTCACATTTATAGTGAACGACCATATTGATGTTGCACTTGCCGTTGATGCAGATGGCATTCATCTTGGTCAAGATGATCTTCCTATTCAAGAAGCGAGAAAAATTGTTGGAAATGACAAGATCATTGGCATCTCTACTCATGCGATTGAAGAAGCGAGAGCAGCTGAGCGGGATGGGGCAGATTATATTGGTGTTGGGCCTGTATTCCCAACCAATAGCAAGGAAGATGTTGTAGACCCTGTTACAACGGATTATGTTAGCCAAATTGCAAGGGAAATAAACATTCCCTTTGTTGCCATTGGAGGGATTAAGCTTCATAACGTCGATCAGGTACTAGCAGCTGGTGCGATGAGAATTTGTGCGATTAGTGAAATTGTCGGTAGTGATGATGTGAAAGGAACCTGTGAAACGTTTATTAAAAAAATTAACGGTGAGGAGAGCTAAGATGCTACTTTATATTAATGGCGAAGAGAAACAACTAGATGTTTCGAAACTTGATGAAGTCGTCAAACATTACCAATTAGAAGGCAACCTTGTCGTAACAGAGATCAATGGGGAAATTGTTGATCGTGAAGATTGGGAAGATACAGAGCTAAAAGAAGGTATGAAAATAGAGCTTGTTCATTTTGTAGGAGGAGGGTGAACCCTATGAAAACAAACGATAAATTAGTTATTGCAGGAAAAGAGCTATCATCACGATTTTTCTTAGGAACGGGGCGTTACCCGAATCCATTTGTCCAAAATGAAGCGATCAAAGCATCAGGTACAGAGGTGTTAACATTTGCAATTCGACGTGTTAACCTTGAGGCGCCAGATGAGGATGCTATTTTGCAGCACCTAGAAGGGCAAACGTTTACGTACTTACCAAACACATCAGGGGCAAAAACAGCGGAGGAAGCGATCCGTATTGCACGACTTGCAAAGGCATCTGGGTTAAGTAATTGGATTAAAATTGAAGTAAGTGTTAATGAAAAGACATTACTACCCGATCCAATTGAAACCCTAAAAGCAACAGAAGTATTAGCAAATGAGGGTTTTGTTGTGCTCCCTTATACATCTGATGATCCAGTCATTTGTAAGCGACTTGAAGAAGCAGGGGCAGCTGCGGTGATGCCAGGTGGTGCTCCGATTGGAACGGGATTAGGAATTCTAAATCCTTACAATTTATCATTGATTGTTGAAGAAGCGAATGTTCCAATCATCGTTGATGCTGGTCTAGGGTCTGCTCAAGATATCGTTCAAGCGATGGAGTTAGGGGTAGATGGTGTGTTAATGAATACACCTGTTGCAAAAGCAAAAGACCCAGTGACAATGGCAAAAGCAATGAAGCATGCAATTGAAGCAGGGCGCTTGTCATATCTAGCGGGGCGAATACCGAAGAAGCGTTATGCGACAGCAAGCAGTGGCTATGAAACTCACATGATCAAATAACCTGTTGGGGTTATCACATAAGTGACGGCATAACTCAGGCATAATAAACAGCTTGTGCCTGAGACTACCCTTACTGACCTTTGATTTAAGTTTTAATTTTTATAGAAAAGAGTGAATGTGATGGGAGAGCGTATTGTTGTACTAGGTGGAGGAATTATTGGGTTGGCTACTGCATTTGAGTGTCAAAGACGCGGGTATAAGGTTACAATCCTCGAAAAGGTGACGTGTGGTGGACAAGCGTCAGGAGCTGCAGCAGGAATGCTTGCTCCTTATTCAGAAATTGAAGAGGATCCTGATGACTTTTTTCGCTTGTGTTTAGCTAGCTTAAAACTATATCCAAAATGGCAGCAGGAAGTCAAAGATATTGCAAAGGCCGAATTTGAATATACAAATTCAGGGAGCTTACATTGTGTTTATCATGAAGCTGACTTATTATCATTAGAATCAAGACAACAATGGCAGGGAGACTTTGGTGCTGAGGCAGACATCTTGCAAGGGGAAGAACTCTATAAACGTGAACCGGAGTTATCTAAAGAAATCATTGCAGCGATGTACTATCCTGAAGAGAGTCATGTATTTGCACCCGACTATGTGAAGGCCCTTGAACAAGCGTGTCGAAACATTGGAGTACAAATTTATGAACAATTAGAGCAAGTTGATGTTGTTAATTGGGAAGAAGAGATACATTTGGTTGCCAAAGATGGACAAAGCTTTACAGGAGACCGACTCGTCATTTGCTCTGGAGCATGGGCATCTGAATTAGAGGGAACATTTGGATTATCCATTCCTGTACATCCGATCCGTGGACAAATTTGTGCCTACGATATGCCTGTAGGAAAAGTTAAGCATATCCTTTACTCTAGTCAAGGCTATTTAGTTCCAAAAGGAAATGGAACATTAGTTAATGGTGCTTCAGAGGATATTGCGGGTTTTAACACAACCGTAACTGAAAGAGGAATTCGCAGGTTAACAAATTGGAATAAAAATGTTTTGCCATACTTAGCAAACGAAATCCCATTCCATGAATGGGCGGGTTTGCGTCCAGCCACTCAAGATGGATATCCACTTATCGGGAAATTGTCAACAGCACCACATGTGATCTTTGCTACTGGGCATTATCGCAATGGAATTTTGTTGAGTCCAGTCACAGCACATATCGTAGCCGATTTATTAGAAGGTCAGCGTGATCGAGTTCCATTGCAAATGTTTGCCCCAGAGCGATTTAGTTAAGGACATATCATTCAAGTTGAAGGGGGAGCGAGAATGGCGATAAGAAAAGCATTGACGATAGCTGGCTCAGATAGCGGTGGTGGTGCTGGTATTCAAGCAGACTTAAAAACATTTCAAGAATTAGGTGTGTTTGGGACGAGTGCGATTACGGCGCTAACTGCTCAAAATACATTAGGCGTGCATGGGGTATTCCCGCAATCATTGGAAGCGATTGAAGCACAGCTCGATGCGGTACTTACTGATATTGGAACAGATGCAGTGAAAACAGGGATGCTATTTTCTGCTGATATTATTCGTTTAGTGGCACAAAAACTAAGTGAATATCAGGTTACTAATGTTGTTGTAGACCCAGTGATGATTGCCAAGGGCGGGGCAACACTTTTACAGCAACAGGCGATGACTGCATTAACTGAAGAACTGTTACCTATTGCGACAGTGATTACACCAAACTTGCCTGAAGCGAGTCAAATTCTAGGTAGCACTTCGATTACTACAATTGCGGACATGGAAGATGCTGCTGTAGAACTTCATAAACTTGGACCGAAATATGTTGTGTTAAAAGGCGGACACTTAGAGGGTGAACAGTCTCCAGACCTGTTGTATGATGGAGAGCAGTTACTTCCGTTTTATTCTGAACGAATTGAGACAAAGCACACGCATGGTACAGGATGTACGTTTGCCGCAGCGATTGCCGCAGAATTAGCAAAAGGTGCTACCATTGCTGAAGCTGTTAAAACAGCCAAAGTGTTCATAACTGAAGCGATTGCTTCATCGTTAGCGATCGGACGTGGAATAGGTCCGACTAATCATTCAGCTTATCGACAAATGAAAAAGTAAAGAGGTGAGCGTGAACTTCACGCTCTTTTTCATGGAGATGTATATTCATAAAATACGGGCACAACGATTGAGATATAACGTGAATCTCTAAGTAAGCGTCAAAGGATCAATATAAATGAGTAGGTGATAAGGTTGGATTATTGTTTTATGCGCACAGATACAGGCTATGATGCAATTATCCTAGCTATGAAAAATGAAAGCGGGCGTTACTCTGTTTTTCTATTAGCAGACAAGAAACAACCTGAGCTGTGGTTATTTGAAGGTGAAGAAGCTACCTTAAAAATGCGGGTGAGACAATGGTGTAAAACGAACCTTCCTGATGAATTAAAAATGATGAAGTTGAATGTCAAAATGAATCGTACAGCATATATGAAGGTCAAGGCATTTTTACAGAAGGAAAAGTTACCTTATGAAGTGAAAAAGAAGGATTTTTATGTTAGAAATAAGGACATCACATTTATTAAAGAAAGGATGTCTAGATTTATGGAGAATGATGAAGCGTGAGTCATTATATTGAATTATCTAATGTAAGCACACAGCAGTTGTCTAATATTACGTTAACGGTGGAAAAAGGTGAGTGCCTCGCATTAATCGGACCTTCAGGTGCAGGAAAAAGTAGCT from Desertibacillus haloalkaliphilus harbors:
- the thiD gene encoding bifunctional hydroxymethylpyrimidine kinase/phosphomethylpyrimidine kinase — encoded protein: MAIRKALTIAGSDSGGGAGIQADLKTFQELGVFGTSAITALTAQNTLGVHGVFPQSLEAIEAQLDAVLTDIGTDAVKTGMLFSADIIRLVAQKLSEYQVTNVVVDPVMIAKGGATLLQQQAMTALTEELLPIATVITPNLPEASQILGSTSITTIADMEDAAVELHKLGPKYVVLKGGHLEGEQSPDLLYDGEQLLPFYSERIETKHTHGTGCTFAAAIAAELAKGATIAEAVKTAKVFITEAIASSLAIGRGIGPTNHSAYRQMKK
- a CDS encoding thiazole synthase — its product is MKTNDKLVIAGKELSSRFFLGTGRYPNPFVQNEAIKASGTEVLTFAIRRVNLEAPDEDAILQHLEGQTFTYLPNTSGAKTAEEAIRIARLAKASGLSNWIKIEVSVNEKTLLPDPIETLKATEVLANEGFVVLPYTSDDPVICKRLEEAGAAAVMPGGAPIGTGLGILNPYNLSLIVEEANVPIIVDAGLGSAQDIVQAMELGVDGVLMNTPVAKAKDPVTMAKAMKHAIEAGRLSYLAGRIPKKRYATASSGYETHMIK
- the thiS gene encoding sulfur carrier protein ThiS, producing MLLYINGEEKQLDVSKLDEVVKHYQLEGNLVVTEINGEIVDREDWEDTELKEGMKIELVHFVGGG
- the thiO gene encoding glycine oxidase ThiO, giving the protein MGERIVVLGGGIIGLATAFECQRRGYKVTILEKVTCGGQASGAAAGMLAPYSEIEEDPDDFFRLCLASLKLYPKWQQEVKDIAKAEFEYTNSGSLHCVYHEADLLSLESRQQWQGDFGAEADILQGEELYKREPELSKEIIAAMYYPEESHVFAPDYVKALEQACRNIGVQIYEQLEQVDVVNWEEEIHLVAKDGQSFTGDRLVICSGAWASELEGTFGLSIPVHPIRGQICAYDMPVGKVKHILYSSQGYLVPKGNGTLVNGASEDIAGFNTTVTERGIRRLTNWNKNVLPYLANEIPFHEWAGLRPATQDGYPLIGKLSTAPHVIFATGHYRNGILLSPVTAHIVADLLEGQRDRVPLQMFAPERFS
- the thiE gene encoding thiamine phosphate synthase, whose translation is MKDFKLYAITGEEFHRGRELTKVMEEAILGGVDIIQLRDKKSSKRDVLQKARKLRELTNKHNVTFIVNDHIDVALAVDADGIHLGQDDLPIQEARKIVGNDKIIGISTHAIEEARAAERDGADYIGVGPVFPTNSKEDVVDPVTTDYVSQIAREINIPFVAIGGIKLHNVDQVLAAGAMRICAISEIVGSDDVKGTCETFIKKINGEES